tcatttcacatatacaggctgtgttggcaagcaagacatcgggcattggtcatgatgatcggattatagtaaaattctgtagttgatacattgaaacagagtagtgaaaaaattagtcaaaagttacagctatgtcccttaaaggtagtatgcgcctcgaaagtgaaagatttaaacttttgctcaaactttcctcaaggaatctttcgaccactctctttcaaaatcaggaataaaaatcgggggtcaccgtgcaaattttgatacaagagaaacaaataacccaagatttacccatatttgaaattcaaaatggccgccattccaatgttaaatctatggagaaaaataaaattttcgaatttcgaaaaactaaggtgGTAAagagttttctttcaccaagagctttcagATGAACTctaacaagtggtatatcagaaaagaattgtaaaaatttgagagttcaaatatctgttcttgaggcgcgttctaccgtaACGAGTTCAAGACGAGCTGCAAGAACAAAAACGACGGAAATGTTACACTTAATGGAGCATGTGTTCTGGGTCTAAATGTGCAAGACCACCTCGAATTACTCGACCATTCAAATAAACCGGTGTAAGCATGCGTAGGGTATTTAATTAAACTGACCACCGTAACGTCCTGTGTCTCTATAGGCCTGTATTAAAGTAGCACACAATTTATAAACCTCTTTGGCTGCCGAAATTCAGGCACATCCGTACGGCATCGGGTCATATGCTCGTTATGATAGAAATAAGTGCCTATAGGGGTGCAAGCCAACCTGCTGGGATAATCCAGTCTTGTACAACTAACAGCATAATATATGTCAATCATTCTTCAGTCCTGACCAAACTAGTGATAAAGCATTACAAGTTAAACGTACATATATTGGAAAAGGTTACAAAAACACATCAGGAGACGGAAACATGTCGCATTGCATAAATGATTAACGTGGcaaacttttgtttcaaaaaatgtatGACTTACGTCTAAAGGAGTACATCTGACCAAGGCCCAACCCGAACTGAAGAACAAATCGGTGACACATCTGACACAGTCAACGCGTTCCAAACCAGTCAACTCTCCCTGTAAGAATGGCAAACGAAGAGCGTAAAGTCACTCGCACGCATATTATTAGTATAAGTAGCCGATTTGTCGAACATAATACCATGGCatatcgatttattttgtgttcACACCATTGGACAAACCGTGCGTCCAATGATAGGAACTTTACACCGcgtttcatatttcatatttcatatttcgcCGAAGTGACATACACGTAGTTAGTATTTTGTACCCGGACAGCAACCTTATTATCCCGAAATTTCTATCAAAAGTAGACGCAAATCGAATGTGTATTTACCGATACGTGAGTGACAACGTACTATATATATTCACCACAATTACATTGCTACAACTATTAACCCAATCATTTACACACAAAGCCTACCAAGTCGATGTTAGTATTGTTGTCAAACGTTTCATCCTGTATACTGAAGATCAAGAACGATTTGGTCTTGTCGATGAATTCTGAAGTGGTCAAATAGCCCGAAACTGTGGCATTAGGTGTCTGGCTCTCGGTCTCCCGTAGCGCCTGTCGCATGCCCGGAGGGCAGACAACTTCATGGGTGCAGGCCATGTTATCGATGCCCCCTGTGATTCTCTTGACTGTGCACATCAGGCAAGTGTTGCACCGACCCCGAAGGACACTGTCGTCATCTCGGCGACAGTGAGGAGGATGAGGACGTTGAGGAAGGTTAGGAGGATGAAGATGAGGAGGATACTCAGCACCAACGCTGGACACCAAGACGAAAGCGATCAACAAGAGGTATCGCATTTTGACCTCAGACTTCTCACGGTAGGCTGTGACAGGTCTACACATATCTATCCGGCAGTGGTGGAGCGCTATTTAAAGGATTTGCAGTACCAGGGGTACGCACTCACGATACATTCAAGCGTGAAATTCGTGACCTGATATGTCTAACCACAACGGAACCAGTCCCTTCCATGATAGTTTGTCTTGACCCCCGGTTGCATGGTCCGAACAAGGATAGCTTGACTGAGTGCGCCATAGAGGGTGTGATTACATTTTGTCGTTTGATTTTAAACGATATAGCCTACACAAGCATAGCAGCTCGCTGGTATTTTGCGATATTAACCCCTGTATTGCGATGATTcgcaaatatttcaacaatggcAAATATTTTGCTATCAGCCAGCCGATCGAAAAAGATGGAAAAAGACGATGACTATCGGCAGCTTTCCTTTGtgcaaaatgaataaataagtagataataatacaataattttaaatcaTTAAATATCTGTCTTAATACTGCAGCATTgcttcttttgaaaatgttgctaACATCAGCCAACCTTGTTGAGTGCatcattttaaaaacacatttcgTCTCTTCTTTAAATACTTTGTCGTCATTTGTTTTCGTCAACAGATCCGTATAACATTTGATATTTGTAGGGCGAACCGACAAATGTATAGTAAATTATTATACACTTGTGTCTgcaacctatggagtttcgtcacACAGTAAGTGTCAGTATCAGAGGAcacggagtccaataactttgacgtgGAATACAATAATTTGGGTGTTATTGACGCTGTACACATACCCGCAATCAGTGCTGTGCCATCGCGTGCTTGTGATCCAAAATGCAGAAACGAATGCAATTATTGGGAGTGTACAGGAACTAAAGTGGGTTTAGGGACTGTGCTCATTAAGGCAATTACGCGCTAGTTGTTCTCAGCAAAAGAGTGGGACTTGACCGAAGGCTAATGGAAGTACGCGTACAGCCGTCACCAGGAGTAGAAGTAACCAGAATAGCGTATACATCTGCCGCGATGACAGTGTGCTTAGGCCCTCATGTTCTTCCGAGCGAAATATAATATCTTGCTATATCCCCACATAATTCTAACACAGAATTGGTATAAATTCCCCTCACTTCTTAAACATTTGACATCGACATTCCAAATGCATCACTCTTTTCATTAACAATATTCATGAGTGAAATAATTAAGTCAAATATTTCCGCTTCACATATTATACCATTCCACGTCATGCAATAAAGTACGGTGTACTTGACTTCAGTTTGAAAGCATACCAAAGAAACGGACATTATAAATTTCATGCAATGTTTCGTCAATGTACAGCTCACATCTTGCAATAGATGAGAAAATCAAACAACTGCACTGTCTGAACACTAAGCTCGCCGAGGAAAATCGCTGAGTATGCTGGCTGCAATGTAACATCCGGTGAAAGAGAATAAGTGGTTTAAAGTTGAGCGTGAATTTAGCAAAGTTATACACTCAGCAGTACTAAGCCTACATGGGAAGCCAGAAATTGACGATCAATGACATTATGAGATTCAATTAAAGTAATTGACCGACAAGATAAAGTAGCAAAGGCTCAAGGAGAATTTACAAAGGCATTGAGCTTTTTCAGAAATGGTAATCAACGAAATCAGAATGGAGAACGTCCACTTTGTCCATTATCAACCGTTTGGATTCTAGTCTATAGTTGCAAGACCTGCCTCTACACGGAATTCAACTATCAGCAACCGTACACCATATAAACCGTTAGCCTTGCACAGTATATAACGTGTTTCCAACCCGCCATCTGACTGCTATGTGACCTTCAACGAGGTCATGCTGACATAGTTGTGAGTCACAGACCTCATCATATGACATGCGGCGATTTCACATCGTAAAACCGTCTTTTGTGTAGCTGGATCAATATGCGAATATTTCTCATCACTACTGTAATATCAGAAAGACAGATATATTGGAGTGCATTTGCGATATAACAGCCTAAACCATTTAGGTCTACAACTGGGAAGGTGAAAAAGTACATTACGTCCCTAGAAATAGAAATACCAGAGAAGTCTGCTCATGAAGTTCCTGACTTGCAGAAGGCCAAAAAAgctcaatgattttttttctcatcctCTCTTGCGTCGATGAATACACTACAGTCGCTTCAGCCTTGCTTTGAATGGTGAACGTCAAATCACAATCGAAAATACGAATAATTTAtggaggcaccgtggaccagtggttaggaTAACGGACTCGTAGATGCAGATCTAGAGTAGCggattcactgtcggaggacggtgagttcgagactaGGACTGTGTTGTGCCCCTGATGAGCAAGGCAATTCACTCCTCAGTGCTCTATGATTTGGTTTGTAGGTCATTGGTACCTCATCGCTTAATTGGGCTGAAGCCCGTTGGATGATTGACTgactaaataaaataaataatatctGATGGATAAAATGCATGCTGTGCTCGGTACTGAACAGTAAGCTTGTTTCATTTTCGTCATCTTGTAGCGTGGCAGATGTATACCACTATTATATTTCAAAGAGTAAGGATGATACTTTGATTCATATAGTACAAATAAAGCAGATAAGAACATTTTTATTGCCTACCGTTAATTTCGAACGGAACGAATATGATTAGATAAACACACCCTACACTATAGAGCACATCAGTTTATGCGTTTGATTGACAGCGGTTTTCAGATATGCAACAGCCGTTTCTATGGATCCTGCCTGCCAGCGCTGGTGAATTCATTGTTTGAAAATTGCCAATTGAATTTTGTCCACTTCTGATTAGAATGTTAAGCATCATTACATTCGAGAGGACTTACTTTCCCGAACCGATGAccttataaaataaaatgctaCGAAACAGCCGCCCCGCCTTTGCGTCACTAACTTTAATTAAATGGGCTGTTCTTAATCCCTGGCTTTTGAAATTAATTCTTGTTGACATGGTGTTTGCAATCTGTTTTCTATAGTAATTTTTATCAAGTTAgtcaacatgttttttttagACAACGCTGATAAATGACCTGCTCCTTTAAGTTAAAACAAAAAAGGTATAATAAAACTTTACTGAAATTAATTAGGCGATCTTCCACAGTCTAATATTTAAGTCGGATGGACCAGCTGGAGCACATCGTCGGAAGGTCCCGAGTATAAGCGAATTCGAGGTTCGGACCATATCCGTTCACTCATGGAGGTACTAGGGCTTTCCCCCCATGGTTCAGTTAACCCAATTCCTTGTATTGGATTCCCACCATTCGATGCCAACTCGAGCAAAATGATGCCTGCGATAATGTTAGTGTCAGGGTCATTTAGTCAGAGTATGCATGGCTATGCTGATCAAATGTGTCACTCTACCTTTGGAGGAAAAAGAAACTGCACGGTCTCACAGGCAAAAGTTGCATTTCCTAGCCTTCAAATTTTCACATGTTACAATACACGCTGAATCATTACCCTAGCCAAATATGGCTTCATCTCCTTTAGCCTTTTCATTGGaaacaaaatacattgaaaatagGGTCACTTTTATTTCGTATCAGTAATAACATAACTGATATGTAAAAATCCCTATACATAAGAGAAAGTGACGGTAGATTGTATCTGATCTATACTGGAggtaattttatgataaaacaATTTTAGTAAAATAATGCTTATTTATTGTTCTGAATCATCGCAATTTTAGGTTAAACACGCATgtaaatgtaaaacatgtaattatTAAAATGGAAGGACAGTAGTTGATCAAAACCACGTTACATAAGTACGGGAGTGAGAGCATTTCAAGCCTGCACATCTCTATTAGGGTTTTtaagcagtgtgcgaaattaagagaaaatagcttcaggtcataagggcctgcaccaagccaaagcttcaggtccttacagaaaactgccggtcctcaatgaATGCAGTTGctaacgaccattaaagtcaacttctccaccaatactatggttttgtatgttgtaat
This DNA window, taken from Ptychodera flava strain L36383 chromosome 4, AS_Pfla_20210202, whole genome shotgun sequence, encodes the following:
- the LOC139131208 gene encoding uncharacterized protein is translated as MCRPVTAYREKSEVKMRYLLLIAFVLVSSVGAEYPPHLHPPNLPQRPHPPHCRRDDDSVLRGRCNTCLMCTVKRITGGIDNMACTHEVVCPPGMRQALRETESQTPNATVSGYLTTSEFIDKTKSFLIFSIQDETFDNNTNIDLGELTGLERVDCVRCVTDLFFSSGWALVRCTPLDECPEQLSNGVRFKPPNTEVETDVLVQYCYYTREGSNTDKFLCRDNYVYIHPE